One Rhipicephalus microplus isolate Deutch F79 chromosome 4, USDA_Rmic, whole genome shotgun sequence genomic window carries:
- the LOC119171840 gene encoding uncharacterized protein LOC119171840, giving the protein MDSPPRFFAIVVTLFLAVFVALANGVHAESATEREPASFRQQQPLASYPTVYGLAYQQGFPTAYLARPVARPSLGSRLRGLVNALFFRRQQQQQQQPSYQAYKPSVAVKPDLVAAASKPLLHSAHKIHFPGSFQTGKLGYGKQGLQAAYAQAYPYMSTAKLYNGLYGTSKNTYAAKPFGGAYKA; this is encoded by the coding sequence CTTTTCCTGGCCGTGTTTGTAGCGCTTGCCAATGGCGTTCACGCCGAGTCAGCCACCGAACGAGAGCCCGCCTCGTTCCGGCAGCAGCAGCCGCTGGCATCGTACCCTACAGTGTACGGCCTCGCCTACCAGCAAGGGTTCCCGACAGCTTACCTGGCAAGGCCTGTGGCGAGGCCATCGCTAGGGTCTCGCCTCCGAGGTCTAGTGAATGCACTATTCTTTCGCCgccaacagcaacagcagcagcagccgagCTACCAGGCGTACAAGCCGTCGGTCGCCGTCAAGCCCGATCTAGTGGCTGCGGCGTCTAAGCCCTTGCTCCACTCGGCCCACAAGATACACTTTCCGGGATCCTTTCAGACTGGCAAACTGGGATACGGAAAGCAGGGACTGCAGGCTGCCTACGCGCAGGCCTACCCCTACATGTCCACGGCAAAACTGTACAATGGCCTTTACGGGACGTCGAAAAACACGTACGCCGCGAAGCCCTTCGGCGGAGCCTACAAGGCTTGA